In the Oryza glaberrima chromosome 6, OglaRS2, whole genome shotgun sequence genome, one interval contains:
- the LOC127777349 gene encoding multiprotein-bridging factor 1c: MPTRRLSGNITQDWEPVVLRRTKPKAADLKSTRAVNQAMRTGAPVETVRKAAAGTNKAAAGAAAPARKLDESTEPAGLGRVGAEVRGAIQKARVAKGWSQAELAKRINERAQVVQEYESGKAVPVQAVLAKMERALEVKLRGKAVGAPAAPAGAK; encoded by the coding sequence aTGCCGACGAGGAGGTTGAGCGGCAACATCACGCAGGACTGGGAGCCGGTGGTGCTGCGGCGGACGAAGCCGAAGGCGGCGGACCTCAAGTCGACGAGGGCGGTGAACCAGGCGATGCGGACGGGGGCGCCGGTGGAGACGgtgcggaaggcggcggcgggcacgaacaaggcggcggcgggggcggcggcgcccgcgcggaAGCTGGACGAGTCGACGGAGCCGGCGGGGCTGGGGCGCGTGGGCGCGGAGGTGCGCGGCGCGATCCAGAAGGCCCGGGTGGCGAAGGGGTGGAGCCAGGCGGAGCTCGCCAAGCGCATCAACGAGCGGGCGCAGGTGGTGCAGGAGTACGAGAGCGGCAAGGCCGTCCCCGTCCAGGCCGTGCTCGCCAAGATGGAGCGCGCGCTCGAGGTCAAGCTCCGCGGCAAGGCGGTcggcgcgccggccgcgcccgcCGGCGCCAAGTGA
- the LOC127775682 gene encoding crocetin glucosyltransferase, chloroplastic-like, whose product MSPTPRPHFLVLTFPLQGHIAPALRLARRLLAAAPDALVTFSTAAAAHRRMFAEGEGGDGDGRLELLPFSDGTENGFVKRGDAAELGAYMASFHASGRRSVGEMVDALAARGRPVSSVVYTLLLPWAADVARDRGVPSALYWIQPVAVLAIYCHYFHGLGGVVDEHRRDHSFVLEFPGLPPMAAGDLPSFLTEATDPSDYFHSIFTTFRDLFDALDRETPKATVLVNVFQELEADTLAAVGAYDVLPIGPVLPSGDDAALFKQNDAKYMEWLDTKPAGSVVYVAFGSLTVMAKGQVDELLHGLEESGRPYLCVVRKDNKAAVAETGDATAAAAAAAARRNGVVVEWCDQVRVLSHAAVGCFVTHCGWNSVLESIASGVPMVGVPRMSDQQMNARLVERDWRVGVRAEVDGGDGVLRAAELRRRVEEVMGDGEAAEVRRSAAAWKRAVAEALGKGGSSDRNLTAFVEGARSGI is encoded by the coding sequence atgtcgccgacgccgaggccgcACTTCCTCGTGCTCACGTTCCCGCTCCAGGGCCACATCGCGCCGGCGCTCCGCCTCGCCAGgcgcctgctcgccgccgcccccgacgcGCTCGTcaccttctccaccgccgccgccgcgcaccgccgcaTGTTCgccgagggggagggcggcgacggcgacggcaggctCGAGCTCCTCCCGTTTTCCGACGGCACCGAGAACGGGTTCGTCAAGCGCGGCGACGCCGCGGAGCTCGGCGCGTACATGGCGTCGTTCCACGCCTCGGGCCGGCGCAGCGTCGGGGAGATGGTCGACGCGCTCGCGGCGCGGGGGCGCCCCGTGTCGAGCGTCGTCTACACGCTCCTCCTGCCGTGGGCGGCCGACGTCGCGCGCGACCGCGGCGTGCCGTCCGCGCTCTACTGGATCCAGCCCGTCGCCGTGCTGGCCATCTACTGCCACTACTTCCacggcctcggcggcgtcgtcgacgaGCACCGCCGCGACCATTCGTTCGTCCTGGAGTTCCCGGGCCTTCCGCCGATGGCGGCCGGGGACCTCCCGTCCTTCCTCACCGAAGCCACCGACCCCTCCGACTACTTCCACAGCATCTTCACCACGTTCCGCGACCTGTTCGACGCCCTCGACAGGGAGACACCCAAGGCCACCGTGCTCGTCAACGTGTTCCAAGAACTCGAGGCGGACACGCTCGCCGCCGTTGGGGCGTACGACGTGCTCCCCATCGGCCCGGTGCTCCcgtccggcgacgacgccgcgctGTTCAAGCAGAACGACGCCAAGTACATGGAGTGGCTCGACACCAAGCCGGCCGGCTCGGTGGTGTACGTCGCGTTCGGGAGCTTAACCGTCATGGCGAAGGGGCAGGTCGACGAGCTGCTCCATGGCCTCGAGGAGAGCGGGAGGCCGTACCTCTGCGTGGTGCGGAAGGACAACAAGGCCGCCGTGGCGGagacgggcgacgcgacggcggcggcggcggcggcggcggcgcgcaggaaCGGCGTGGTGGTGGAGTGGTGCGACCAGGTGCGCGTGCTGTCGCACGCGGCGGTGGGGTGCTTCGTCACGCACTGCGGCTGGAACTCGGTGCTGGAGAGCATCGCGTCGGGCGTGCCCATGGTGGGCGTCCCGCGGATGTCGGACCAGCAGATGAACGCGCGGCTCGTCGAGCGCGACTGGCGCGTCGGCGTGCGCGCggaggtggacggcggcgacggcgtgctgCGCGCGGCGGAGCTGAGGCGGCGCGTCGAGGAGGTGATGGGagacggggaggcggcggaggtgcggcgctcggcggcggcgtggaagcgagcggtggcggaggcTCTAGGGAAAGGAGGGTCGTCGGATCGTAATCTGACGGCCTTCGTGGAGGGTGCCAGAAGTGGCATTTGA
- the LOC127775702 gene encoding cyanidin 3-O-rutinoside 5-O-glucosyltransferase-like, protein MAMEKSPPPAPHFLFVVSGIQGHINPARRLAARLMASAPAARVTFSTAVSAHRLMFPSLPSPAGEDVDDTGVAYVPHSDGYDDGYKPGVHARDDYMARTRAAGTESLSAIVAALAARGRPVTCIVYTFLVVWAPAVARALGIPSAIYWIQPAAAFAVYYHYFHGHGEALASCANDPARGAVVRLPGMPLLRSDELPSAVSIVSPEHKHYLLLAMLRDLFEDLDELKPRVLVNTFDALEPDALRAVPDLEVVAVGPVVPDGEASLSSSSTDMFRRDDASACVDWLDTKPARSVVYVSFGTLLSMSKRQEEEMRRGLEATGRPYLWVARQGAVDGGATLDSAPTPAADAGGGGGEGDAQGMVVEWCDQMKVLSHPAVGCFVTHCGWNSALESITRGVPMVAVPQWTDQPTVAWLVEARMGAGVRARLDGEGVVERGELQRCVELAMAGGGDGGVRARAERWRERAAEAVAAGGSSERNLRAFASGAVTQAVCSSR, encoded by the coding sequence ATGGCAATGGAGAAGAgccctcctccggcgccgcacTTCCTCTTCGTGGTGAGCGGGATACAGGGCCACATCAAcccggcgcgccgcctcgccgcgcgcctgatggcgtcggcgccggccgcgcgcgtcACCTTCTCCACCGCCGTCTCCGCGCACCGCCTCATGTTCCCGTCCCTGCCGTCCCCGGCCGGCGAGGACGTCGACGACACCGGCGTCGCGTACGTCCCGCACTCCGACGGCTACGACGACGGGTACAAGCCCGGGGTGCACGCGAGGGACGACTACATGGCGCGCACCCGCGCTGCGGGCACCGAGTCGCTCTCCGCCATCGTCGCGGCTCTCGCGGCGAGGGGGCGCCCGGTGACGTGCATCGTGTACACGTTCCTCGTGGTTTGGGCCCCCGCCGTGGCGCGCGCGCTGGGGATCCCCTCGGCGATCTACTGGatccagccggcggcggcgttcgccgTGTACTACCACTACTTCCATGGCCATGGCGAGGCCCTCGCCTCCTGCGCGAACGACCCTGCCCGCGGCGCCGTCGTGCGCCTCCCCGGGATGCCGTTGCTCAGGTCCGACGAGCTCCCCTCCGCCGTGTCCATCGTCTCGCCGGAGCACAAGCACTACCTGCTGCTCGCCATGCTGCGCGATCTGTTCGAGGATCTCGACGAGCTCAAGCCCAGGGTGCTGGTGAACACGTTCGACGCGCTGGAGCCCGACGCGCTCCGCGCCGTGCCCGATCTggaggtcgtcgccgtcgggccGGTGGTGCCCGACGGCGAAGCGTCTCTATCGAGCTCGAGCACGGACATGTTCCGGCGAGACGACGCGAGCGCGTGCGTGGATTGGCTGGACACGAAGCCGGCGCGCTCCGTGGTGTACGTCTCGTTCGGGACCCTCCTGTCGATGAGCaagcggcaggaggaggagatgaggcgCGGCCTTGAGGCCACCGGCCGGCCGTACCTGTGGGTGGCGCGCCAGGGCGCCGTCGATGGCGGCGCGACCTTGGACAGCGcacccacccccgccgccgatgccggcggcggcggcggcgaaggggacgCGCAAGGGATGGTGGTGGAGTGGTGCGACCAGATGAAGGTGCTCTCGCACCCGGCGGTGGGCTGCTTCGtgacgcactgcgggtggaactcggcGCTGGAGAGCATCACCCGCGGCGTGCCGATGGTGGCCGTGCCGCAGTGGACGGACCAGCCGACGGTGGCGTGGCTGGTCGAGGCGCGCATGGGcgccggcgtgcgcgcgcggCTGGACGGCGAGGGCGTGGTCGAGCGCGGCGAGCTGCAGCGGTGCGTGGAGCtcgccatggcgggcggcggagacggcggtgTCCGGGCACGGGCGGAGCGATGGAGGGAGCGCGCCGCGGAGGCGGTCGCGGCCGGCGGGTCGTCGGAGAGGAATCTCCGGGCGTTCGCGTCCGGGGCCGTGACGCAGGCGGTGTGCTCGAGCAGGTGA
- the LOC127778058 gene encoding UDP-galactose/UDP-glucose transporter 3-like, giving the protein MVTARKGRGGGGPPRPRVVDGGGGSMVSRVAVLAFCVAGIWSAYITQGVLQETLSTKRFGPEARRFDHLAFLNFAQNVVCFVWSFIMIKLWSSGGSSSAGRAPLRKYWGVSITNTVGPAMGIEALKFISYPAQVLAKSSKMIPVMLMGTILYGVKYTFPEYICTFLVAGGVSSFALLKTSSKTIKKLANPNAPLGYTLCFLNLAFDGYTNSTQDLIKSRYPKTNPWDIMLGMNLWGTIYNAVIMFVAPLLFSNWPYANGFEAVRFCQENPEVAWDILLFCLCGAVGQNFIFLTISRFGSLTNTTITTTRKFMSIVISSVISGNPLSLKQWGSVVMVFSGLSLQIFLKWKRKKVRDHKE; this is encoded by the exons ATGGTCACCGCGCGCAAgggccgcggaggcggaggccctCCCCGCCCccgcgtcgtcgacggcggcggagggagcatGGTGTCGCGCGTGGCCGTGCTCGCATTCTGCGTCGCCGGGATCTGGTCGGCGTACATCACCCAGGGCGTCCTCCAGGAAACCCT GTCGACGAAGCGGTTCGGGCCGGAGGCGCGGCGGTTCGACCACCTCGCGTTCCTCAACTTCGCGCAGAACGTCGTCTGCTTCGTCTGGTCCTTCATAA TGATCAAGCTGTGGTCGAGTGGTGGGAGCTCCTCCGCTGGCCGCGCGCCGCTGCGGAAGTACTGGGGCGTCAGCATCACCAACACTGTCGGCCCGGCCATGGGGATCGAGGCGCTCAAGTTCATCAGCTACCCAGCTCAG GTCCTGGCAAAATCTTCTAAGATGATTCCAG TAATGCTGATGGGAACTATACTGTATGGTGTCAAGTACACATTTCCGGAGTACATTTGCACCTTTCTTGTTGCTGGGGGTGTATCATCCTTTGCGTTGTTGAAG ACAAGCTCCAAGACTATCAAGAAGCTTGCTAACCCTAATGCGCCTCTGGGCTACACATTGTGCTTCCTCAACTTAGCTTTTGATGGTTACACCAATTCGACCCAAGATTTGATAAAGTCTAG GTATCCAAAGACTAATCCATGGGATATAATGCTTGGCATGAATCTCTGGGGGACCATATACAATGCTGTGATTATGTTTGTTGCTCCATTACTATTCAGTAATTGGCCTTACGCCAACGGTTTTGAGGCAGTGAGATTTTGCCAGGAGAACCCAGAGGTGGCATGGGACATTCTCCTGTTCTGCCTGTGTGGTGCCGTGGGTCAGAATTTCATCTTCCTAACCATCAGCCGATTTGGCTCTCTTACTAACactaccatcaccaccacccgcAAGTTCATGAGCATTGTCATCTCCTCCGTCATCAGTGGTAACCCACTCTCCTTGAAGCAATGGGGAAGTGTTGTGATGGTCTTTTCTGGTCTCTCTTTACAAATCTTTCTCAAATGGAAGAGAAAGAAGGTCAGAGACCACAAGGAATGA